A stretch of the Candidatus Methylopumilus planktonicus genome encodes the following:
- a CDS encoding TonB-dependent receptor: protein MEICNKSKYHIKTITYILLGCLIPSISIAGTSEKNSLDDTKIELIEIEVKDNMAKTYLKKRISSATKTDTRIRDIPQSISVITEEQIKDQSLLGLTDAIKYSPGVMAGQGEGNRDSVWFRGNQSTSDLFVDGVRDDVQYYRDLYNIDRVEVLMGPNGMIFGRGGVGGVINRVTKEAHWENKNELRMQGGTYDHKRSSIDLNSDINETLAIRINAMIEDSGSFRQGVESEKKAINPTFTFKPSDKTKVVVGMEYFNDKRTNDRGIPSVSDGLQSRPYSTSRSTFFGNASQSPNEAIVKNGYAIIDHIFDNGMSVKNTTRFSDYDKYYQNVYAYSSVQTNGTLTIDGYYDNTQRQNFFNQTDLTYNFKTGSVSHKLLIGLEIGLQENENFRILATPITGVNASNPFALLTFNSSRSRNTSTDISNQAIYLQDQIYLSEQFQIIAGLRYDKFKTKFNDSVTTLNSAYVNDQFISPRVGLVYKPIEPVSLYTNYSLSYLPRTGEQFTSLTSSIKTFDPEKFTNIEAGIKYDLLQSFSISSSIYRLERSKMAITDPSSPTNTIIVDGQVTKGFELGVAGKLFDSYSMYGGYTYQDAEITKNQGTGDAQITSGTPLGHVPKHTFSLWNKYELNDTWSAALGVVSRSDMFAATPTVSTAVKLPGYARLDAAIYANINKQTKLQLNIENLLDKTYYQSAHNNNNIMYGYPLTARATLTYTF, encoded by the coding sequence ATGGAAATATGCAATAAGTCAAAATATCACATCAAAACAATTACTTATATCTTGCTAGGGTGTTTAATACCTAGTATTTCGATTGCTGGTACTTCCGAAAAAAATAGTTTAGATGATACGAAAATTGAATTGATTGAAATTGAAGTTAAAGACAATATGGCCAAGACATATCTTAAAAAAAGAATAAGCAGTGCAACAAAAACAGATACGCGTATTCGAGATATACCTCAATCAATTTCAGTCATTACTGAAGAGCAAATAAAAGATCAGTCTCTTTTAGGTTTAACGGATGCAATTAAATACTCCCCTGGTGTTATGGCAGGACAAGGCGAAGGCAATCGAGATAGTGTTTGGTTTCGAGGTAATCAAAGTACATCAGATTTATTTGTAGATGGCGTAAGAGATGATGTTCAATATTACCGAGATCTCTACAATATCGATCGTGTTGAAGTATTGATGGGGCCTAATGGCATGATTTTCGGTCGTGGCGGAGTTGGTGGAGTGATTAATCGCGTCACCAAAGAGGCTCATTGGGAAAATAAGAATGAATTAAGAATGCAAGGTGGCACTTATGACCATAAACGCTCATCCATAGATCTTAACAGCGACATTAATGAAACACTGGCTATAAGAATCAACGCTATGATTGAAGACTCAGGCAGCTTTCGGCAGGGAGTTGAAAGTGAAAAAAAGGCTATTAATCCTACTTTCACGTTTAAACCGTCAGACAAAACAAAAGTTGTTGTAGGTATGGAATACTTTAACGATAAAAGAACGAATGATAGAGGCATTCCTTCTGTTAGTGATGGACTTCAGAGCCGTCCCTACTCAACAAGCCGATCAACTTTTTTTGGAAACGCATCACAAAGTCCAAATGAAGCCATAGTTAAAAATGGCTATGCAATAATTGATCACATCTTCGACAACGGTATGAGTGTTAAAAACACCACAAGATTTTCTGACTACGATAAATATTATCAAAACGTATATGCATATAGTTCAGTTCAAACTAACGGCACTCTTACGATTGATGGTTATTATGACAATACACAAAGACAAAATTTTTTCAATCAAACAGACTTAACATATAACTTTAAGACTGGTTCCGTTTCACATAAGCTGCTAATTGGCTTGGAAATCGGATTACAAGAAAATGAAAATTTCAGAATATTAGCTACTCCCATAACTGGTGTTAATGCTTCCAATCCATTTGCATTGCTCACATTTAACTCTTCTAGAAGCCGAAATACATCCACTGATATTTCTAATCAAGCTATATATTTACAAGATCAAATATATTTGAGTGAACAATTTCAAATCATCGCGGGCTTACGTTATGATAAATTTAAAACTAAATTTAATGATAGCGTTACTACTTTAAATAGCGCTTACGTAAATGATCAATTTATTTCTCCTAGGGTTGGTTTAGTATATAAGCCTATTGAGCCCGTATCTTTATACACAAACTATAGCTTAAGTTATCTCCCAAGAACCGGAGAACAATTTACATCGCTCACGTCTAGTATTAAAACATTTGATCCAGAAAAATTTACAAACATTGAAGCTGGGATTAAGTATGACTTATTACAAAGTTTTTCAATTAGCTCTTCTATTTATCGATTAGAAAGGTCTAAGATGGCAATTACAGATCCTTCAAGTCCTACAAATACTATTATTGTTGATGGTCAAGTTACAAAAGGTTTTGAATTGGGTGTTGCAGGTAAATTATTTGACTCTTACAGTATGTATGGTGGCTACACTTATCAAGATGCAGAAATAACAAAAAACCAAGGCACTGGAGACGCACAAATTACTTCAGGCACACCATTAGGTCATGTACCAAAACATACATTTTCTTTATGGAATAAATATGAATTGAATGATACATGGAGCGCAGCTCTTGGTGTTGTCAGCCGAAGTGACATGTTTGCTGCTACCCCAACAGTATCAACTGCAGTAAAACTTCCTGGATACGCTCGATTAGATGCTGCTATATATGCAAATATTAACAAGCAAACTAAACTTCAATTGAATATAGAAAATTTACTTGATAAAACTTACTATCAGTCGGCTCATAACAATAATAATATTATGTATGGTTACCCTCTTACCGCTCGAGCAACGCTAACGTATACATTTTAA
- the msrA gene encoding peptide-methionine (S)-S-oxide reductase MsrA, which translates to MAKETVYLAGGCYWGLEDLLSKIPGVIETAVGFSGGHVKNVCYREVTTGTTGHAETVKVIFNSDVLSFTDLLKFYFKMHNPTTLNQQGNDIGTQYRSAIFATTDEQILLAEELIKKIDTSGVLIKKITTEVNRFNIFFLAEDNHQKYLEKYPDGYSCHFIRDINLSF; encoded by the coding sequence ATGGCTAAAGAGACGGTATATTTAGCAGGGGGATGCTATTGGGGCCTTGAAGACCTCTTAAGCAAGATACCAGGTGTCATTGAGACGGCTGTAGGTTTCTCTGGCGGACATGTTAAAAATGTCTGTTATCGAGAGGTTACAACAGGGACTACAGGGCATGCTGAAACAGTAAAAGTTATTTTTAATTCTGATGTTTTAAGCTTTACAGATTTACTTAAATTTTATTTCAAAATGCATAATCCAACCACACTGAACCAGCAAGGCAATGATATTGGAACTCAATATCGATCGGCAATTTTTGCGACAACGGACGAGCAAATTTTATTGGCCGAGGAATTAATTAAAAAGATTGATACATCAGGAGTTTTAATAAAAAAAATTACGACTGAAGTTAATAGATTTAATATATTTTTTCTTGCCGAAGATAATCATCAAAAATATTTAGAGAAATACCCAGATGGCTACTCATGTCATTTCATCAGAGATATTAATTTATCTTTCTAA
- a CDS encoding DASH family cryptochrome, which yields MKNITIYCFRNDLRLFDNAAFLKATIESDILLPLFCHPNNQLIHNDIQRIGIHRQTFLRQALNQLKDNLKSLNSDLLEVNGNIYEEIKKISEKIGATKIILEKIISPEELDQENSIRSIGIPVETFWQSSMIEPTELPFNLKNMPDIFTDFRKLIEANKILTKTPTLLPAELPPLPDINIEFVSNVNFPTSIKYECTSFPYLENQFYGGEKNALAHLENYLIKKLPHTYKETRNQLYGINFSTKFSPWLSLGSISARYIAFRIKEFENQHGANESTYWIWFELLWRDYFRFIHFKFGKKLYSKNGLSNNNNLINHNNENFNKWVQGETGNDLIDAGMKELRFTGYLSNRMRQIVASYLIYDLGCDWRKGALWFESQLIDYDVYSNQGNWLYIAGLGTDPRGGRKFNTKKQNLEYDPNNTYKKMWLN from the coding sequence TTGAAGAATATTACTATTTACTGTTTTAGGAATGACTTACGCTTATTCGATAATGCAGCCTTTCTAAAAGCAACTATTGAAAGTGATATTTTATTACCTTTATTCTGTCATCCGAATAATCAGCTAATTCATAATGATATTCAAAGAATTGGTATTCATAGGCAAACTTTTTTAAGACAGGCATTAAATCAATTAAAAGACAATCTTAAATCTCTTAATTCAGATCTTCTTGAAGTAAATGGCAATATTTATGAGGAAATAAAGAAAATATCAGAAAAAATAGGTGCGACTAAAATTATCTTGGAGAAAATTATAAGTCCTGAGGAGCTAGATCAAGAAAATTCAATAAGAAGTATAGGTATTCCTGTTGAAACTTTTTGGCAGTCTTCTATGATAGAGCCAACAGAACTACCATTTAACCTGAAAAATATGCCAGATATTTTTACAGACTTCAGAAAATTAATTGAAGCAAATAAAATTCTAACTAAAACACCAACCTTACTTCCAGCGGAGCTTCCGCCTCTTCCTGATATAAATATTGAGTTTGTTTCAAATGTTAATTTTCCTACAAGTATCAAATATGAATGTACTTCTTTTCCTTACCTCGAGAATCAATTCTATGGTGGAGAAAAAAATGCACTGGCTCATCTTGAAAATTATTTAATAAAAAAACTACCTCACACATATAAAGAAACACGTAATCAACTTTATGGAATAAATTTCTCAACAAAATTTTCACCCTGGTTATCTTTAGGCTCAATTTCAGCAAGATATATTGCATTCAGAATAAAAGAATTTGAAAATCAGCATGGTGCAAACGAAAGCACATATTGGATATGGTTTGAGCTCTTATGGCGAGATTATTTTAGATTTATTCATTTTAAATTTGGAAAAAAGCTCTACTCTAAAAATGGTCTAAGTAATAATAACAATTTGATAAATCATAATAATGAAAATTTTAATAAATGGGTACAAGGAGAAACAGGAAATGATTTAATAGATGCAGGTATGAAAGAATTAAGATTTACTGGATATCTTTCTAACAGAATGAGGCAAATTGTAGCAAGTTACTTAATTTATGATCTTGGTTGTGACTGGAGAAAAGGAGCCTTATGGTTCGAATCTCAATTAATTGATTATGATGTATATAGCAATCAAGGAAATTGGCTATATATTGCTGGACTTGGAACAGACCCAAGAGGTGGAAGAAAATTTAACACAAAAAAGCAGAACCTCGAATACGACCCCAATAATACCTATAAAAAAATGTGGCTCAACTGA
- a CDS encoding PQQ-dependent sugar dehydrogenase — protein sequence MKKIISIFVLGILFACQTIPSADLPISNVGKNPQLPEPSSSIIPTVNIAKASQWPEGIKPKVKDSFMVNLYSKELSHPRWLYVLPNGDVLVAQSNKQPPKKTQGLKDLIARYIMKRAGAGNDSPDKITLLRDENDDGVAELASDFLTNLHSPFGMTLIGNDLYVANTNAVMRFHYELDALKIDTKKHPPEKVVDLPEGEINGHWTRNIVASLDGTKIYVTVGSNSNIGEHGLDQEKDRAVILEIDLKTKQKRIYASGLRNPNGLAWQPSSAKLWTVVNERDELGNDLVPDYLTSVNDGDFFGWPYVYYKDHKDPRVKESMPDNLKPRSPDYALGAHVAALGLAFSNTSQFKAPYNSGVFISEHGSWNRKPRSGYKVVFIAFKNNEPQGLPIDIVTDFVIEDEAYGRPVGLAIDKKGNLLIADDVGNRVWRISSK from the coding sequence ATGAAAAAAATTATAAGTATTTTTGTATTGGGCATCCTCTTTGCTTGCCAAACAATACCTTCTGCAGATTTACCAATTTCAAATGTAGGAAAAAATCCCCAATTACCTGAGCCAAGCTCATCAATTATCCCTACAGTTAATATTGCAAAAGCTTCTCAATGGCCTGAAGGCATTAAACCGAAAGTCAAAGATAGCTTTATGGTAAATCTTTATTCAAAAGAGCTGTCGCATCCTCGTTGGCTATACGTTTTACCTAACGGGGACGTTTTAGTTGCGCAAAGTAACAAACAACCCCCTAAAAAAACACAGGGCTTAAAAGATCTTATAGCCAGATACATCATGAAACGGGCTGGAGCAGGTAATGATAGCCCAGACAAAATTACGTTGCTTCGAGATGAAAATGACGATGGAGTTGCTGAATTAGCCAGTGATTTTTTAACTAATTTACATTCACCTTTTGGTATGACGTTGATAGGAAATGATTTATATGTAGCTAATACTAATGCAGTTATGCGCTTTCATTATGAGCTAGATGCTTTAAAAATTGACACTAAAAAACATCCACCAGAAAAAGTTGTAGATTTACCAGAGGGGGAAATTAATGGACATTGGACCAGAAATATTGTTGCATCTCTTGATGGTACAAAGATTTATGTAACAGTTGGATCTAATAGTAATATTGGAGAGCATGGATTAGATCAAGAAAAAGATAGAGCTGTGATTTTAGAAATTGATCTTAAAACAAAACAAAAAAGAATTTATGCGTCAGGCCTTAGAAATCCAAATGGCCTTGCATGGCAACCATCTTCGGCTAAATTATGGACAGTGGTTAATGAAAGAGATGAATTAGGTAATGATTTAGTACCTGATTATTTAACTTCCGTTAATGACGGCGATTTTTTTGGATGGCCTTATGTGTATTACAAAGATCATAAAGACCCTCGCGTCAAAGAATCTATGCCAGATAACTTAAAACCTCGTTCACCTGATTATGCATTAGGGGCTCATGTTGCAGCTTTAGGCTTGGCCTTTTCTAATACTTCACAATTCAAAGCCCCTTATAACAGTGGTGTCTTTATCAGTGAACATGGTTCATGGAATAGAAAGCCACGAAGTGGCTATAAAGTTGTTTTTATAGCCTTTAAGAATAACGAACCTCAAGGATTGCCCATAGATATCGTCACTGATTTTGTAATTGAGGACGAAGCTTATGGAAGGCCAGTGGGTTTAGCTATTGATAAAAAAGGAAATCTTCTTATTGCAGATGATGTGGGCAATCGCGTTTGGAGAATTTCTTCAAAATAA
- a CDS encoding histone deacetylase — translation MNLIAESGRSALKIAILYDEQFLLHDTGPNHPENSERMLSAINFLKNDSKLKPNLIWPSFGYASIDVINLVHSKEYIHLVKQESEKLTKLTAKLSTGDTVISKHSYQVARKSVGAVTEGVDQIMKGKASSGFVFSRPPGHHATKDRGMGFCIFNNVAIAAKYLQMKYGFNRILIVDFDVHHGNGTQDIFYSDNTVFYFSIHQHPFYPGTGRPDEKGSGEGYGYTLNIDLPKGAGDKEFIHGLKSQLIPAMEKFKPEFILVSAGFDAHENDLLGQLEYSNNGYKKATEILSTIAQKYASNRILFVLEGGYEPTNLREASVSILNTIISKKIKAD, via the coding sequence ATGAATCTCATTGCTGAATCAGGTAGAAGTGCGCTAAAAATTGCAATTCTTTATGATGAGCAATTTCTTCTTCATGATACTGGACCTAATCATCCAGAAAACTCTGAGCGAATGTTAAGTGCTATAAACTTTCTCAAAAATGATTCTAAATTAAAACCTAATTTAATTTGGCCTAGCTTTGGTTATGCGTCTATAGATGTCATAAATCTTGTACATTCAAAAGAATATATTCATCTTGTTAAACAAGAATCTGAAAAACTTACTAAATTAACTGCAAAGCTAAGCACAGGCGACACTGTGATATCAAAACACTCATATCAAGTTGCCAGAAAATCTGTCGGGGCAGTAACTGAAGGGGTTGATCAAATCATGAAGGGCAAGGCTTCAAGTGGCTTTGTATTCTCAAGACCTCCCGGCCATCATGCAACTAAAGATCGAGGTATGGGATTCTGTATTTTTAATAATGTCGCAATTGCAGCAAAATATCTACAGATGAAATATGGTTTTAACCGAATATTGATTGTTGATTTTGATGTTCATCACGGTAACGGAACACAGGATATTTTTTATAGCGATAATACGGTTTTCTATTTCAGTATCCATCAACACCCCTTCTATCCTGGAACAGGCCGCCCTGATGAAAAAGGAAGTGGTGAAGGTTACGGGTATACATTGAATATAGATTTACCAAAGGGAGCTGGCGATAAAGAATTTATTCATGGTTTAAAAAGCCAATTAATTCCTGCTATGGAAAAATTTAAGCCAGAATTTATATTAGTGTCAGCAGGATTTGATGCGCATGAAAATGATTTGCTAGGGCAATTAGAATATTCAAATAATGGCTACAAAAAAGCTACAGAAATTTTATCTACAATTGCACAAAAATATGCTTCTAATCGTATATTGTTTGTATTAGAAGGTGGTTATGAACCTACTAATCTTAGAGAAGCTTCGGTAAGCATTCTAAATACAATTATTTCTAAAAAAATAAAAGCTGATTAG
- a CDS encoding SDR family NAD(P)-dependent oxidoreductase — MKKVLITGATGGLAQALAENLTKNNWQLVLVSRNSEKLQEIYGDKHIQITADCSSFPGVKQIFDEIVERNITIDSLAHCVGNIRLGSLHRTSEADFFDCMSANLFSALFTLSGFVDHLKKAAIHGSAVFVSSAAASIGISNHEVISAAKGGLEALVRSSAASYAASNIRINAVSPGILDTPASANLLTSDLMREIAAKQYPIKGIGSPEEVADLMAWLLSEKAQRVTGQVWSIDGGFSSIRPLVK, encoded by the coding sequence ATGAAAAAAGTATTAATCACAGGTGCAACTGGTGGCTTAGCTCAAGCTTTGGCTGAAAACTTAACTAAAAATAACTGGCAACTAGTTTTAGTGAGTAGAAATTCAGAAAAACTTCAAGAGATTTATGGGGATAAGCACATTCAAATTACTGCAGACTGCTCGAGTTTCCCGGGAGTTAAACAAATATTTGATGAAATTGTAGAAAGAAACATCACCATAGATAGCTTAGCGCATTGTGTTGGCAACATCAGACTTGGATCACTTCATAGAACTTCTGAAGCTGATTTCTTTGATTGCATGTCAGCAAACCTATTTAGTGCATTATTCACATTGTCAGGTTTTGTAGATCATTTAAAAAAAGCAGCTATTCATGGGTCAGCAGTTTTTGTTTCATCAGCAGCTGCTAGCATAGGCATTTCCAATCATGAAGTCATATCAGCTGCAAAGGGAGGGCTTGAGGCGCTTGTAAGGAGCTCCGCTGCTTCATATGCTGCTTCAAATATCCGTATTAATGCAGTTTCCCCTGGAATTTTGGATACTCCCGCATCAGCAAATCTTTTAACAAGTGATCTAATGAGAGAGATAGCTGCGAAACAGTACCCAATTAAAGGTATTGGAAGTCCTGAAGAAGTTGCTGATTTAATGGCTTGGCTGTTGTCTGAAAAAGCCCAAAGAGTCACAGGTCAAGTTTGGTCTATTGATGGCGGCTTTTCAAGTATCAGACCTTTAGTAAAATAG
- a CDS encoding NAD(P)/FAD-dependent oxidoreductase produces the protein MIKKSKPKIAIIGAGIAGLNLARLLGELADVIVFEKSNKLGGRLSTLNEQGFSFDHGAQFFTAKNPAFQTFVKELELHHAVEQWNARFVELKFGEIQSERTWDKDFPHYVGSPSMNSIAQYLAQNIDIRFNQTITGIKKIKANWLLETANSEIGPFDWLIIAVPAEQGNDLLPKNLSPKMMLQDVKMQPCFTLMLGYEIENFFDWDAAFVSDSILSWVSVNSSKPNRGKPLSIIAMSTNEWANQNLSKPDSIIINEMLNELAKISGKTLNKASFIKLKRWKYANASRQEKALEIIDYPLKLALCGDWCISGRIESAFMSSLNLANKLKNLTT, from the coding sequence TTGATCAAAAAAAGTAAGCCAAAAATAGCTATTATCGGCGCAGGAATTGCTGGACTTAATTTAGCAAGACTATTGGGTGAATTGGCTGATGTTATTGTTTTTGAAAAATCTAATAAGCTAGGTGGCAGGCTTTCCACTCTTAATGAGCAAGGATTTTCTTTTGATCACGGAGCTCAGTTTTTTACTGCTAAGAATCCAGCATTTCAGACATTTGTTAAAGAGCTCGAGTTGCATCACGCAGTAGAACAATGGAATGCAAGATTTGTTGAGCTAAAGTTTGGTGAGATTCAAAGCGAGAGGACTTGGGACAAAGATTTTCCTCACTATGTAGGGTCGCCATCAATGAACTCAATCGCTCAATATTTGGCTCAAAATATTGACATTCGCTTCAATCAAACGATTACTGGGATTAAAAAAATTAAAGCCAATTGGTTGTTAGAAACAGCTAATTCTGAAATTGGCCCTTTTGATTGGTTGATAATTGCTGTTCCAGCAGAACAGGGAAATGATCTCTTACCTAAAAACTTATCCCCAAAAATGATGTTACAGGACGTGAAGATGCAGCCTTGCTTTACTTTAATGTTAGGCTATGAAATTGAAAACTTTTTTGATTGGGATGCAGCATTCGTTTCAGATTCAATTTTGAGCTGGGTTTCAGTGAATAGCTCAAAACCAAATAGAGGAAAGCCCCTTTCAATCATAGCAATGAGTACTAACGAATGGGCTAATCAAAATTTAAGTAAGCCTGACTCAATCATTATTAATGAAATGCTTAATGAGCTTGCTAAAATCAGCGGTAAAACTTTAAATAAGGCTTCTTTTATTAAATTGAAGAGGTGGAAGTATGCTAATGCTTCCAGACAGGAAAAAGCTCTAGAGATAATCGATTACCCATTAAAATTGGCTCTTTGTGGCGATTGGTGTATCAGTGGAAGAATTGAAAGTGCTTTCATGTCTTCCTTAAACTTAGCAAACAAATTAAAAAACTTGACCACATAA
- a CDS encoding exonuclease domain-containing protein yields the protein MLSNYILLDLETTGAIPLRDRITEIALIHFKNGIEVDRWQTLVNPKINIPDFIQSLTGITNQMVQDSPTFEETSGKLLGYLDGAVLCAHNVRFDHGFLKAEFKRIGIDLKQKVLCTVKLSRKLYPQYKSHGLTAIMERHKFNCTNRHRAMGDVEVMLQLIDLAKKEHGLENLEIAVAELCKKQTLPSGIDGHLIDDMPETSGVYLFYGENNLPLYIGKSINLRSRIMSHFSSDHSSTKEMRISQQIKHIEWVETAGEFGALLLESRLIKELQPIHNRKLRRERQLCSWLLSNNPETLPLISLVSEDQIIPKNMNNLFGTFRSKKQATDIILKIADEYSLCLKVLGIEVGKGSCFRSQIKRCKGVCVGQEDKELHFLRTKQAFHSLKLKSWPFKGRIAIKEFNLKNEKIELHIFDQWRHLDTLKNEIDMYDFKESKQILAFDLDTYQLLSRHLSNGHANVINF from the coding sequence ATGTTATCCAACTATATTTTATTAGATCTTGAAACAACAGGTGCGATACCGCTTAGGGATCGAATCACGGAGATCGCGCTAATTCATTTCAAAAATGGTATTGAAGTAGACCGATGGCAAACTCTAGTTAATCCAAAAATAAATATTCCTGATTTCATTCAGTCTTTAACAGGTATTACAAATCAAATGGTCCAGGATTCCCCAACGTTTGAAGAGACCTCAGGAAAACTTTTGGGCTATTTGGATGGCGCTGTTCTATGTGCGCATAACGTAAGATTTGATCATGGGTTTCTTAAAGCGGAGTTTAAACGTATTGGTATTGATCTAAAACAAAAAGTACTTTGTACCGTAAAGTTATCAAGAAAACTCTATCCGCAATATAAAAGCCATGGTTTAACTGCCATCATGGAACGACATAAATTCAATTGTACAAATCGGCATCGAGCTATGGGAGATGTAGAAGTGATGTTGCAATTAATTGATCTTGCAAAAAAGGAGCATGGATTAGAGAATTTAGAAATAGCTGTAGCTGAGCTTTGTAAAAAGCAGACTTTACCTTCAGGAATTGATGGACATTTAATTGATGATATGCCAGAAACTTCCGGGGTTTATCTCTTTTATGGGGAGAATAATTTACCACTTTATATTGGTAAAAGTATTAATTTGAGATCTCGTATCATGTCTCATTTTAGTTCGGATCACAGCTCGACTAAAGAAATGAGGATTAGTCAACAAATCAAACATATTGAGTGGGTAGAGACCGCTGGTGAATTTGGTGCACTTTTACTTGAATCTAGATTGATTAAAGAGCTTCAGCCAATTCATAATCGCAAACTTAGAAGAGAAAGACAGCTATGCTCGTGGCTTTTATCGAACAATCCTGAAACTTTACCGTTGATATCTTTGGTAAGTGAAGATCAAATTATCCCTAAAAATATGAATAATCTATTTGGAACATTTCGATCTAAAAAACAAGCGACAGACATTATTTTAAAAATTGCGGATGAATACTCCCTTTGTTTAAAAGTGCTGGGAATTGAAGTTGGAAAAGGCTCATGTTTTCGATCACAAATCAAACGCTGTAAAGGAGTCTGCGTTGGTCAAGAAGATAAAGAACTTCACTTCTTGAGGACAAAACAAGCCTTTCATTCTCTCAAATTGAAGTCATGGCCTTTTAAAGGCAGAATAGCTATAAAAGAATTTAATTTAAAGAATGAAAAAATAGAATTACATATATTTGATCAGTGGCGGCATCTTGATACTCTTAAAAATGAAATTGATATGTATGATTTTAAGGAATCAAAGCAAATACTAGCATTCGATTTAGATACTTATCAATTGTTGTCAAGACATCTGTCAAATGGTCATGCGAATGTTATTAACTTTTAA